A section of the Coprothermobacter sp. genome encodes:
- a CDS encoding ABC transporter ATP-binding protein, with protein sequence MVIELNKAGRMYHMGQGEFWALKDVTLSIPEGQLVTILGPSGSGKSTLLNIMGGIDRADAGTVRVAGVDLSHASDHELTQFRRDTVGFVFQFFNLIPNLTVRENVEVTADIAKKALPINEVLHAVTLSSMADRFPSELSGGEQQRVSLARAVIKNPALLLADEPTGSLDFVTSRDILRLLVQINETYHTTIVLVTHNAAIADMTDRLIRLRSGEIEEDRMVGRLIKAEEVTW encoded by the coding sequence ATGGTGATCGAACTGAACAAGGCAGGGCGCATGTACCATATGGGGCAGGGTGAGTTCTGGGCACTGAAGGACGTCACACTGAGTATTCCAGAGGGTCAGCTGGTGACCATCCTGGGCCCGTCCGGATCTGGCAAGTCGACGCTGCTGAACATCATGGGCGGTATCGACCGTGCCGATGCCGGCACCGTCCGCGTCGCCGGGGTCGACCTCTCTCACGCATCGGATCACGAGCTCACTCAGTTCCGACGCGACACGGTGGGATTTGTGTTCCAGTTCTTCAACCTCATTCCCAACCTGACGGTCCGCGAAAACGTCGAAGTGACAGCCGACATCGCGAAGAAGGCCCTGCCCATCAATGAGGTTCTCCATGCAGTTACGCTGTCGTCCATGGCGGACCGTTTCCCTTCGGAGCTGTCAGGTGGCGAACAGCAGCGTGTGTCGCTTGCCAGAGCGGTCATCAAGAACCCTGCCCTGCTGCTTGCCGACGAGCCGACCGGTTCGCTCGACTTCGTCACGTCGCGGGACATCCTCCGGCTTCTGGTCCAGATCAACGAGACCTACCACACGACCATCGTGTTGGTCACACATAATGCCGCCATCGCGGACATGACGGACCGCCTCATCCGGCTTCGCAGTGGCGAGATCGAGGAGGACCGCATGGTCGGTCGCCTCATCAAGGCAGAGGAAGTGACGTGGTGA
- a CDS encoding ATPase: protein MTSAPNTEQPQGLTTAEAQQRLRDEGLNELPSASRHGWVHILLEVVKEPMLLLLLACGSLYLLVGDREEALMLLGFVVVVIGITYYQEKRTENALDALRDLSSPRALVRRDGEWVRIAGRDVARGDVMMLSEGDRVPADAVLLSCTNLHADESLLTGESVPVRKAEWDGKAEMGRPGGDDLPTVYSGTLIVSGQGVAEVQGTGLRTEIGKIGKALQTLDTEKPPLQKEITRLVRNMALVGVGMCVIVTVVFSLTNGNNLLAWQRGFLSGLAMAMGVLPEEFPVVLTIFMAMGAWRMSQNQVLTRRMPAIETLGSATVLCVDKTGTLTMNKMTVRKLAAGGEYFHIPAAGLPGVLPEPFHELVEYSVLACEADPFDPMERAILDMGQGALKGTEHLHEDWQFQREYPLSRQLLALSHAWQMHSGDGSVAAKGAPEAILDLCHMPEAQQQLAMKQVLDMANDGLRVLGVARASCDSADLPDNQHDFDFAFIGLIGLADPIRATVPAAVAQCHRAGVRVVMITGDYPGTAQSIAREIGLQHPDRIVTGSELEAMSEEEVSKKIRDISVFARMVPEQKLRLVRALKANGEIVAMTGDGVNDAPALKNAHIGIAMGERGTDVARESAAIVLLKDDFNSIVAAVRMGRRIFDNIRKAMGYILAVHVPIAGLCLIPVLLRWPLILHPVHIVFLELIIDPTCSIIFEGEPEEADIMDRPPRDPSKPTFSSKLVLTSILQGLGILIAVLIVFGLGFYERGLSENDARGLAFTTLIFANVALILTNRSWTRSIIHSLRTPNKSLWWVIAGALGLLAVALYTPFASRLFKMAAQHPVDILISAAVGISTILWFELFKALRPKALA, encoded by the coding sequence ATGACAAGTGCACCGAATACAGAACAACCACAGGGTCTGACGACCGCAGAGGCACAACAGCGCCTGCGGGACGAAGGGCTCAACGAGCTGCCCAGTGCAAGCAGACACGGATGGGTTCACATCCTGCTCGAGGTCGTCAAGGAACCGATGCTCCTCCTGCTCCTCGCGTGCGGGTCCCTGTACCTGTTGGTGGGCGACCGTGAAGAAGCCCTGATGCTCCTGGGTTTCGTTGTTGTTGTCATCGGCATCACCTACTACCAGGAGAAGAGGACCGAGAACGCACTGGACGCCCTACGCGACTTGTCCAGTCCGCGTGCCCTCGTCAGACGTGACGGTGAGTGGGTCCGCATCGCCGGCCGCGACGTCGCCCGCGGCGACGTCATGATGCTGTCGGAGGGGGACCGCGTCCCTGCGGACGCCGTCCTTCTCTCCTGCACCAACCTGCACGCGGACGAATCACTGCTCACCGGCGAGTCCGTCCCCGTTCGCAAGGCAGAGTGGGATGGCAAGGCCGAAATGGGGCGTCCGGGAGGCGACGACCTTCCGACCGTCTACTCCGGCACCCTCATCGTCTCCGGACAGGGTGTTGCCGAGGTGCAGGGGACCGGACTCCGGACTGAGATTGGGAAGATCGGCAAAGCGCTCCAGACCCTGGACACCGAGAAGCCGCCCCTGCAGAAGGAAATCACGCGCCTGGTCCGTAACATGGCCCTGGTCGGCGTCGGCATGTGTGTCATCGTCACCGTCGTCTTCAGCCTCACCAATGGCAACAATCTCCTCGCCTGGCAGCGAGGGTTCCTGTCCGGTCTGGCCATGGCCATGGGCGTCCTGCCGGAGGAGTTTCCCGTCGTCCTGACCATCTTCATGGCCATGGGCGCCTGGCGCATGTCTCAGAACCAGGTCCTGACACGGCGCATGCCGGCCATCGAGACCCTGGGATCGGCGACGGTGCTGTGCGTCGACAAGACGGGGACACTGACGATGAACAAGATGACTGTCCGCAAGCTGGCGGCGGGCGGCGAGTACTTCCACATCCCCGCGGCAGGACTGCCCGGAGTCCTTCCCGAACCGTTCCACGAGCTGGTCGAGTACTCGGTCCTGGCCTGTGAAGCCGACCCCTTTGACCCCATGGAACGCGCCATCCTGGACATGGGCCAGGGCGCCCTCAAGGGGACTGAGCACCTGCACGAAGACTGGCAATTCCAGCGCGAGTATCCGCTCTCGCGCCAGCTGCTGGCCCTGTCGCACGCATGGCAGATGCACTCCGGCGACGGCAGTGTAGCCGCCAAAGGTGCGCCTGAGGCGATTCTCGACCTGTGCCACATGCCAGAGGCGCAACAGCAACTGGCCATGAAGCAGGTCCTGGACATGGCAAACGACGGTCTGCGGGTCCTGGGAGTTGCCCGCGCCTCCTGCGACAGCGCGGACCTTCCGGACAACCAGCACGACTTCGACTTCGCATTCATCGGCCTCATCGGTCTCGCCGACCCCATCCGCGCGACCGTGCCCGCCGCCGTCGCCCAGTGCCACCGCGCAGGCGTGCGCGTCGTCATGATCACGGGCGACTATCCTGGCACGGCACAATCCATCGCGAGAGAGATCGGCCTGCAGCACCCTGACCGCATCGTTACCGGGTCAGAGCTTGAGGCAATGTCCGAAGAGGAGGTCAGCAAGAAGATCCGCGACATCAGCGTGTTCGCTCGTATGGTCCCTGAACAGAAACTCCGCCTAGTCCGGGCCCTGAAGGCAAACGGCGAGATCGTCGCCATGACCGGCGACGGCGTCAACGACGCGCCTGCCCTCAAGAACGCCCATATCGGCATCGCCATGGGCGAACGGGGGACCGACGTCGCCCGCGAGTCCGCTGCCATCGTCCTGCTCAAGGATGACTTCAACAGCATCGTCGCAGCAGTGCGCATGGGTCGCCGCATCTTCGACAACATCCGCAAGGCCATGGGCTACATTCTCGCTGTCCACGTCCCGATCGCGGGCCTGTGCCTGATTCCTGTGCTGTTGCGCTGGCCGCTCATCCTGCATCCGGTGCACATCGTGTTCCTGGAACTCATCATCGACCCTACATGTTCCATTATTTTCGAAGGCGAACCGGAGGAGGCCGACATCATGGACCGGCCACCGCGTGACCCTTCGAAGCCGACGTTCAGCAGCAAACTGGTTCTCACGAGCATTCTGCAGGGACTCGGCATCCTGATCGCCGTCCTGATCGTTTTCGGCCTGGGCTTCTACGAGCGCGGCCTGAGCGAGAACGACGCGCGCGGATTGGCATTCACGACCTTGATCTTCGCCAACGTAGCGCTCATCCTGACCAACAGGTCCTGGACACGCAGCATCATCCATTCCCTGCGCACGCCCAACAAGTCGCTGTGGTGGGTCATCGCCGGAGCACTCGGCCTGCTGGCCGTCGCCCTGTATACCCCGTTTGCCTCGCGCCTCTTCAAGATGGCGGCGCAGCACCCGGTCGACATCCTCATCTCAGCAGCGGTCGGCATCAGTACCATCCTCTGGTTCGAACTCTTCAAGGCGCTGAGGCCGAAAGCTCTGGCATAG
- a CDS encoding molecular chaperone: protein MQLRHELKHFVNIADYQGIRSRLRYILQHDEHAGPDGRYTIRSLYFDNADDRALLEKINGLNRRTKFRIRFYNSDPSFIRLEKKTRIDGLSSKESAPITRDQCRALLAGDTSFLRSSVQPLFVELYARIAGDLLRPKTIVDYVREAYIYGPGNVRVTFDTSMRTGLASTDVFSSDVPTVEALNGSYVIMEVKYDAFLPDIVADAVQTDARGACAISKYALCRLYGL, encoded by the coding sequence ATGCAACTGCGCCACGAACTCAAGCACTTCGTCAACATTGCCGACTACCAAGGCATCCGCAGCCGTCTTCGGTACATCCTCCAACATGACGAGCATGCAGGACCCGACGGTCGGTACACGATCCGCAGCCTCTACTTCGACAACGCGGACGACAGGGCCCTACTCGAGAAGATCAATGGGCTGAACCGCCGCACCAAGTTCCGCATCCGCTTCTACAACAGCGACCCGTCGTTCATACGCCTCGAGAAGAAGACTCGCATCGACGGGCTGAGCTCCAAGGAGAGCGCTCCTATCACGAGGGACCAATGCAGGGCTCTTCTGGCCGGTGACACCAGCTTCCTCCGGTCATCGGTCCAGCCCCTGTTTGTCGAGCTGTACGCCAGGATCGCCGGGGACCTGCTCCGCCCGAAGACCATCGTCGACTACGTTCGTGAGGCGTATATCTATGGACCCGGCAACGTGCGGGTAACGTTTGATACATCGATGCGCACCGGGCTTGCCTCGACGGACGTGTTCAGCTCCGACGTGCCGACCGTGGAAGCACTCAACGGGAGCTACGTCATCATGGAGGTCAAATACGACGCATTCCTCCCCGACATCGTAGCCGACGCAGTGCAGACTGACGCGCGCGGAGCATGCGCAATCTCAAAGTACGCACTGTGCAGGCTGTACGGCCTGTAG
- a CDS encoding DUF4956 domain-containing protein encodes MSTTTFTFADIFKSGFLDKLASVSVLDMAIAMALAFALGLFILLVYRKTFKGVMYSETFGISLMALTLITTLIILAVTSNIILSLGMVGALSIVRFRSAIKEPLDIAFLFWAISAGIVTGAGLLPLAVIGSLFIGIVLVIFANRKTGDTPYIVVLSCADETSEQEGIELIRQHVKKYAIKSKTVSPHAGIELTVEVRLKDAATSFVNGLSQVAGVGNVALVSYNGEYVG; translated from the coding sequence ATGAGCACAACGACATTCACATTCGCAGACATCTTCAAGTCAGGATTCCTCGACAAGCTGGCCTCCGTTTCCGTGCTGGACATGGCCATTGCCATGGCCCTCGCATTTGCGCTGGGGCTGTTCATCCTGCTGGTCTACCGCAAGACATTCAAGGGCGTCATGTACTCCGAGACCTTTGGCATATCTCTGATGGCGCTCACGCTCATCACGACGCTCATCATCCTGGCGGTCACGTCAAACATCATCCTGTCGCTGGGCATGGTCGGTGCACTGTCCATCGTGCGGTTCCGCAGTGCCATCAAGGAGCCGCTCGACATCGCCTTCCTGTTCTGGGCGATCAGCGCCGGCATTGTGACCGGCGCAGGGTTGTTGCCTCTGGCCGTCATCGGGTCATTGTTCATCGGCATTGTCCTTGTCATCTTCGCCAATCGCAAGACGGGCGATACGCCATACATCGTCGTTCTCTCCTGTGCCGATGAAACCAGCGAGCAGGAAGGTATCGAGCTCATCCGCCAGCATGTCAAGAAGTATGCCATCAAGTCAAAGACCGTCTCACCGCATGCTGGGATCGAGCTCACCGTCGAAGTCCGCCTCAAGGATGCTGCAACGTCGTTCGTCAACGGACTCTCACAGGTGGCAGGCGTGGGCAACGTCGCCCTGGTCAGCTACAACGGCGAGTACGTAGGGTGA
- a CDS encoding spore coat protein CotH, producing MHRVQRKASAVILVALLVTALLVPLSSLDAAAIWMDSTPATAYMTNVFNDTRVATVSIDMSASDWQWLLDNATQEEFRSCDITIGGTTYYSVGIRPKGNSSLARVASSTSDRFSFKIKFDEYIPGQTCYGLRALVLNNVMDDATYMKEYLSYKLFRDMGIATPAFSYASITVNGKPWGLYLMVEVIDSSFAQRNYGTTSGNLYKPESVDVGARGKFVANQADDQPAVQDGARAQGGGMRGSGGTSLVYTSDAASDYSVLRDSAVLSTTDDQDFQNLITMMKALKNGTGIEETLDVDEVLRYFAVNTFLVNLDSYASSLKHNYYLYEQDGVFQILPWDLNLSFAGFQAGSAAGAINFPIDTPVSDTMDNSPLIASLLAVDEYKELYHSYLQQLVVQQIRSGAFETEVARVNALIAGAVKSDATAFVTYEQYQASLPMLVQFAQDRSSSIMAQLAGQQPNTTTGTVATTVNLATLGSQAGGGNMGAPGQAGAAPNAAGQPDGAAPVGGVFGGAQADRTVMQQVLAIIRAADPSGLTDEQTAQLTALGLDSAAIERLQQMPTAGQRPNMPADAAQAVPGNVAQSTSGSVLPLVAVTGAGLLLLAAGIAFVARFRNRRYLLPA from the coding sequence ATGCACCGCGTCCAACGTAAAGCTTCAGCCGTCATCCTTGTTGCCCTCCTCGTGACAGCCCTTCTTGTGCCGCTCAGTTCGCTGGATGCGGCGGCGATCTGGATGGACTCGACACCTGCGACAGCATACATGACCAACGTCTTCAACGACACGAGGGTTGCGACCGTCAGCATCGACATGAGCGCCAGTGACTGGCAGTGGCTGCTCGACAACGCGACCCAGGAGGAGTTCCGCAGCTGTGACATCACCATCGGCGGCACGACGTACTACAGCGTCGGCATCCGCCCCAAGGGCAACTCGAGCCTTGCCCGGGTCGCCAGCAGCACGTCTGACCGGTTTAGCTTCAAGATCAAGTTCGACGAGTACATTCCGGGCCAGACATGCTACGGTCTGCGGGCTCTGGTGCTCAACAACGTCATGGATGACGCCACGTACATGAAGGAGTACCTCTCGTACAAGCTGTTCAGAGATATGGGCATCGCGACGCCCGCCTTCTCCTACGCCTCCATCACGGTCAATGGCAAACCCTGGGGGCTGTACCTCATGGTCGAGGTCATCGACTCGAGCTTCGCCCAGCGCAACTACGGGACGACTTCTGGCAACTTGTACAAGCCCGAGAGTGTCGACGTCGGCGCACGAGGCAAGTTTGTGGCCAACCAGGCGGATGATCAGCCTGCAGTCCAGGACGGAGCACGCGCCCAGGGTGGCGGCATGCGTGGTTCCGGAGGGACTAGTCTGGTCTATACGAGCGATGCGGCCTCCGACTACAGCGTCCTGCGCGACAGCGCTGTGCTGTCCACGACCGACGACCAGGACTTCCAGAATCTCATCACCATGATGAAGGCGCTGAAGAACGGCACCGGCATCGAGGAGACACTCGACGTGGATGAGGTCCTGCGGTATTTCGCCGTGAACACTTTCCTCGTCAACCTCGACAGCTATGCCAGCAGCCTCAAGCACAACTACTACCTGTATGAGCAGGACGGTGTCTTCCAGATCCTGCCCTGGGACCTCAACCTGTCCTTCGCAGGTTTCCAGGCAGGGAGTGCAGCCGGCGCCATCAACTTTCCCATCGACACGCCCGTGTCCGACACTATGGACAACAGCCCGCTTATTGCCAGCCTGCTGGCCGTGGACGAGTACAAGGAGCTCTATCACTCGTATCTCCAGCAGCTCGTGGTTCAGCAGATCAGGAGCGGTGCCTTCGAGACCGAGGTGGCCAGGGTCAATGCCCTCATTGCTGGTGCCGTCAAGTCCGACGCCACTGCGTTCGTCACCTACGAGCAGTACCAGGCATCGCTGCCGATGCTGGTCCAGTTTGCACAGGACAGGTCATCCAGCATCATGGCACAGCTGGCGGGTCAGCAACCGAACACGACCACCGGCACCGTCGCCACCACCGTCAACCTGGCTACCCTCGGCAGTCAGGCCGGCGGGGGCAACATGGGAGCCCCCGGACAGGCAGGCGCAGCACCCAACGCCGCCGGTCAACCTGACGGTGCGGCACCTGTCGGCGGTGTCTTCGGTGGCGCGCAGGCAGACCGCACTGTCATGCAGCAAGTCCTGGCCATCATCCGCGCTGCAGATCCCAGTGGGCTGACGGACGAGCAGACCGCTCAACTCACCGCGCTGGGCCTGGACTCCGCCGCCATCGAGCGACTTCAGCAGATGCCAACCGCCGGACAGCGTCCCAACATGCCAGCAGACGCTGCACAGGCGGTTCCGGGGAACGTGGCTCAGAGCACGTCCGGCTCCGTTCTGCCACTCGTCGCGGTCACAGGCGCCGGCCTGCTCCTTCTTGCCGCAGGCATCGCGTTCGTCGCAAGGTTCAGGAACAGACGCTACCTCCTGCCGGCATAG
- a CDS encoding transketolase — translation METTALAALARRVRYDILHMSTEAGSGHPTTSLSATDLLTGLFFGGTFRFDLDHPQNPCNDCIIFSKGHASPLFYALYAAAGVLSQEDLLTYRRMGSPLEGHPTPRFAYAEAATGSLGQGLGIGVGIAMNGRYVDKLPYNTYVLMGDSEVAEGSIWEAAELASQYQLDNLVGILDVNRLGQRGETMLGWDLDTYEARFAAFGWHTIVLDDGHDIDAVQAAYGEINHACGRPTVLIARTIKGKGVSFLENQDGWHGKTLKREEFDRAVLELGPVDLNLHDTIEKPVEATPAVWAAVPVDQPASAKALSPREAYGRALVDIAPTHPEMVVLDAEVSNSTFAVTFRGSYPERFFEMYIAEQNMVSAAVGFSTRGKTPFVSTFAAFFSRAFDQIRMAQYAMGRANIKFVGSHVGVAIGPDGPSQMGLEDIALFRTLVGSVVLYPADDTTTAALVRQMADHHGICYMRTTRQDLPRLYEIGEEFPIGGSKTLRRSDDDRVTLVGAGITLHEALKAADTLAAEGIHARVIDLYSVKPLDMATLHKAAAETAAVITVEDHYAEGGIGEAVAAALSDVATPVFSLAVCKLPMSGKPEELLAYEGIDAAAIVRRVREL, via the coding sequence ATGGAAACGACAGCACTTGCAGCACTTGCCAGGCGGGTTCGGTACGACATCCTGCACATGTCGACGGAAGCAGGGTCCGGTCATCCGACGACCTCGCTGTCCGCGACCGACCTCTTGACCGGCCTGTTCTTCGGCGGCACGTTCCGATTCGACCTGGACCACCCGCAGAACCCCTGCAACGACTGCATCATCTTCTCCAAGGGACACGCCTCGCCGCTGTTCTACGCGCTGTATGCGGCTGCCGGCGTCCTGTCGCAGGAGGACCTGCTCACGTATCGCAGGATGGGGTCACCCCTCGAAGGACACCCGACCCCGCGCTTCGCCTATGCGGAAGCGGCGACCGGGTCACTCGGCCAGGGGCTGGGCATCGGCGTCGGCATCGCCATGAACGGCCGATACGTCGACAAGCTGCCGTACAACACGTATGTGCTCATGGGCGACAGCGAAGTCGCTGAAGGCTCGATCTGGGAAGCTGCCGAGCTGGCGTCACAGTACCAGCTGGACAACCTGGTGGGCATCCTGGACGTCAACCGGCTGGGCCAGCGTGGTGAAACCATGCTGGGCTGGGACCTGGATACCTATGAGGCCCGGTTTGCGGCATTCGGCTGGCACACGATCGTCCTCGATGATGGGCACGACATCGACGCGGTCCAGGCGGCCTACGGTGAAATCAACCACGCGTGCGGCCGCCCCACGGTCCTCATTGCTCGGACCATCAAGGGCAAAGGTGTCTCGTTCCTCGAGAACCAGGACGGATGGCATGGCAAGACGCTGAAGCGCGAGGAATTCGACCGTGCGGTCCTCGAACTGGGACCGGTCGACCTGAATCTCCACGACACCATCGAGAAGCCCGTCGAGGCCACCCCGGCGGTGTGGGCTGCAGTGCCAGTCGACCAGCCGGCGAGCGCCAAAGCGCTGTCGCCACGCGAAGCGTATGGCCGCGCCCTCGTGGACATCGCGCCGACACACCCGGAGATGGTGGTGCTGGACGCCGAGGTCAGCAACTCGACGTTTGCCGTCACCTTCCGGGGCTCCTATCCTGAACGGTTCTTCGAGATGTACATCGCCGAGCAGAACATGGTCTCTGCGGCGGTGGGATTCAGCACCCGGGGCAAGACACCCTTTGTCTCGACGTTTGCAGCCTTCTTCTCCCGCGCGTTCGACCAGATTCGCATGGCACAGTACGCCATGGGGCGGGCCAACATCAAGTTCGTGGGCTCTCACGTCGGTGTTGCGATCGGGCCGGACGGTCCCTCACAGATGGGCCTGGAAGACATCGCCCTGTTCCGCACGCTGGTCGGCAGCGTCGTGCTGTATCCAGCCGACGACACGACCACAGCGGCGCTGGTCCGGCAGATGGCCGATCACCATGGTATCTGCTACATGCGAACGACCCGGCAGGACCTGCCACGCCTCTACGAGATTGGGGAAGAGTTCCCTATCGGCGGGAGCAAGACCCTCCGTCGCAGTGATGACGACCGCGTGACCCTGGTGGGCGCTGGAATTACTCTCCACGAAGCCCTCAAGGCAGCAGACACGCTGGCTGCCGAGGGGATTCATGCCCGGGTGATCGACCTTTACAGCGTCAAGCCACTGGACATGGCGACGCTGCATAAGGCAGCAGCCGAGACCGCAGCCGTCATCACCGTCGAGGACCACTACGCCGAGGGCGGCATCGGCGAAGCCGTGGCCGCAGCGCTGTCGGACGTCGCGACGCCGGTATTCTCACTTGCAGTGTGCAAGCTGCCGATGAGCGGCAAGCCGGAGGAACTGCTGGCCTACGAAGGCATCGACGCCGCAGCAATCGTCCGCAGGGTGCGCGAACTGTAG